A genomic region of Colletotrichum destructivum chromosome 1, complete sequence contains the following coding sequences:
- a CDS encoding Putative protein kinase produces MKPNRKTQIAIFPAHHTVENATAPDHRAYSAADTPATDYSLRIALRPKRKFDATLEDSAQNVVRSQKTHSLAQTSDIEWNSPWKHYREEFQLHDLGGSLTVAVRQGTQVHIRKIALLESQDALSKFRRLRHQNVVEFVHAYMTDPYLHAVFEPTTFSLYHLAKCPKYPDEAQLGAIVGQVVDGLSYLEAEGFEHPTLDSGSILVTDAGIVKIGKYFLSNWSDGSLMLFGC; encoded by the exons ATGAAACCCAACCGAAAGACACAGATTGCTATCTTTCCGGCTCATCATACCGTTGAGAATGCTACTGCACCAGATCATAGGGCGTACTCTGCGGCCGATACGCCGGCAACGGACTATAGCTTGCGCATCGCATTACGGCCAAAGAGAAAATTTGACGCCACGCTTGAGGACTCAGCACAGAATGTCGTTCGCTCGCAGAAAACCCATTCCTTGGCCCAGACGTCGGACATCGAATGGAACTCGCCCTGGAAACACTACCGGGAGGAGTTCCAGCTACACGATCTCGGCGGTAGCCTGACAGTGGCGGTAAGACAGGGAACGCAAGTCCACATCAGAAAGATAGCTCTGCTGGAGTCGCAAGACGCTCTGTCAAAGTTCAGAAGGCTCCGCCACCAGAACGTTGTCGAGTTTGTCCACGCGTACATGACAGACCCCTATCTGCACGCCGTGTTCGAGCCCACGACGTTCAGCCTCTATCACTTGGCGAAATGCCCGAAATATCCCGACGAAGCCCAGCTGGGTGCCATCGTTGGTCAG GTCGTAGACGGTCTCAGCTATCTAGAAGCCGAAGGCTTTGAACATCCCACgctcgacagcggcagcatATTGGTGACCGATGCGGGAATAGTGAAGATCGGCAAGTACTTTCTTAGCAACTGGAGCGACGGAAGCCTGATGCTGTTCGGCTGTTGA
- a CDS encoding Putative ferric reductase transmembrane component-like domain, riboflavin synthase-like beta-barrel, which yields MQKYCKETPGIDDLDRWPPDSGGFAFLVAIESASSIDELQNVGSARRLVFASLCGHVSHWYLQHPLLRHRDTDCLLGLLSLARVSVFPRDFQQSILSNPFFPTNSFQSILFVLFFHATRAKSFSAPFCHPDHDFVMDWVTTLYAICLASMTAGLVLVNVLSRTSRARRRLAHLLEKHLLYRLLVHRHSLFGPWNVVSLLLPAVYMGVNAFCLAFRPSTFLSRSGNLALLNTLPLFASSCLDFTADILALPFRHYAAMHRWQGRVAVMLLAAHIVSAMQNDKYQVQVPDSINELLLLVGSIAMVAAATISFLPFFRRRIYELCLRTHQALAALAAVGAALHLLSVAGRLRLWVYIYLAVTTLATLVQGCLMAFRNKALGQTFGRAYIDHVTGTVQVSIKLSRPLKFEAGQYLLLWIPRVRLFECHPFVVTSWAEAEQSIVDLFIKPRRGFTSSLVRYSHGHVVPRLALFSGPHGVSVPVWDYEAVLMVATDHGISAQAPYLRKLVYGYNHCRGRTRQIHLIWQVTNLGRSKENAHSIRHLRTDYTRDRTCGRVNPQPHTER from the exons ATGCAAAAGTATTGCAAGGAGACGCCAGGtatcgacgacctcgaccgctgGCCTCCGGACTCGGGCGGGTTTGCTTTCCTGGTCGCAATCGAatcggcgtcgtccatcgACGAGTTGCAAAACGTTGGTAGTGCCCGCCGTTTGGTATTCGCATCCCTCTGTGGCCACGTTTCTCACTGGTACTTGCAGCATCCGCTCTTGAGACACCGCGACACCGACTGTCTCCTCGGTCTACTCAGTCTTGCACGTGTGTCAGTCTTCCCAAGAGA TTTTCAGCAATCCATTCTTTCCAATCCATTCTTTCCAACCAATTCTTTCCAATCCATTCTTTTCGTCTTGTTCTTCCATGCAACACGCGCGAAATCATTTTCCGCGCCCTTCTGCCACCCTGACCACGACTTCGTCATGGATTGGGTCACCACCTTGTACGCAATCTGCCTTGCAAGCATGACTGCCGGTCTCGTTCTTGTGAACGTCTTGTCTCGCACAAGCAGAGCTCGAAGACGACTCGCGCATCTGCTCGAAAAGCACTTGCTATATCGACTTCTAGTTCATCGTCATTCTTTATTCGGTCCTTGGAACGTCGTGTCCTTGCTGCTTCCAGCAGTGTACATGGGCGTCAACGCGTTCTGCCTGGCATTCCGACCGTCAacctttctctctcgctcggGGAACCTGGCCCTCCTCAACACACTCCCACTGTTTGCCAGTTCCTGCTTAGACTTTACCGCAGACATACTGGCTTTACCTTTTCGGCACTACGCGGCGATGCACAGGTGGCAGGGTCGCGTAGCAGTGATGCTTCTTGCGGCCCACATCGTCAGTGCCATGCAGAACGACAAGTATCAGGTCCAGGTCCCGGATAGCATCAACGAGCTTCTCCTGCTAGTT GGTTCAATCGCAAtggtggcagcggcgacaATCTCCTTTCTACCCTTTTTCCGCCGTCGCATCTACGAGCTCTGTCTGAGAACCCACCAAGCACTTGCTGCGCTGGCAGCGGTGGGGGCCGCGCTGCACCTACTATCGGTTGCTGGCCGGCTTAGGCTGTGGGTGTACATCTACCTTGCTGTGACGACACTGGCAACCTTGGTCCAGGGCTGCTTGATGGCTTTTCGCAACAAGGCTTTGGGACAGACGTTTGGACGAGCCTACATCGACCACGTTACGGGAACCGTGCAGGTATCAATCAAGCTGTCGAGGCCACTTAAGTTCGAGGCGGGACAGTACCTGTTGTTGTGGATCCCGAGAGTCCGACTGTTTGAGTGCCATCCCTTCGTCGTGACTTCGTGGGCCGAAGCGGAGCAAAGCATCGTCGATCTCTTTATCAAGCCCCGACGAGGATTTACTTCCAGCCTGGTCCGATATTCTCACGGGCACGTCGTGCCCCGACTGGCCCTCTTCTCTGGGCCACACGGCGTCAGCGTGCCGGTGTGGGACTATGAGGCGGTGCTCATGGTGGCTACGGACCACGGGATTTCTGCCCAGGCTCCGTACCTGAGGAAGCTtgtgtacggatacaacCACTGCAGAGGCCGCACGCGGCAGATACACCTTATTTGGCAGGTAACCAACCTTGGTAGGTCCAAGGAAAACGCGCACTCGATACGTCATTTGCGGACTGACTATACCAGGGATCGTACATGCGGCCGAGTCAATCCTCAACCCCATACTGAACGATGA
- a CDS encoding Putative merR-type HTH domain-containing protein — translation MREQGMSVEDLKMLIPGCNSDELITKCASTHILSASDVERLVTKHLYGGTGRSHGKPARVRDFGTRARLYVGSPDLAAGLWSEASRIFDRTVQEAVGKTGDMLILGKSCFCGGESFLTSAVVSAANEIRDALCDLAGGFLIEENHPLYDEYRKGQAIREYLQTNVWLRELDYQPAD, via the coding sequence ATGCGGGAACAAGGAATGTCTGTCGAAGATCTCAAGATGCTGATCCCGGGTTGCAACAGCGACGAGCTGATAACCAAATGCGCTTCGACGCACATCCTGAGCGCGTCTGATGTCGAACGGCTGGTGACCAAGCATCTTTACGGCGGCACTGGTCGGTCACATGGTAAACCGGCTCGTGTGAGGGATTTCGGGACGAGAGCGCGACTCTACGTGGGCAGTCCCGATCTCGCGGCAGGCCTGTGGAGTGAGGCATCACGCATCTTCGATCGCACAGTACAAGAAGCAGTTGGAAAGACGGGAGACATGTTGATTCTTGGTAAGAGCTGTTTCTGCGGTGGCGAATCCTTTCTCACCAGCGCCGTAGTATCCGCCGCAAACGAAATACGGGACGCACTTTGCGACCTTGCGGGAGGTTTCCTGATTGAAGAAAACCACCCTCTGTACGACGAGTACCGCAAAGGACAAGCCATCCGCGAATATCTTCAGACCAATGTCTGGCTGCGGGAGCTTGATTATCAGCCGGCGGATTGA
- a CDS encoding Putative Cyclin-like superfamily: MARLSTLGGSTSGLTASAFLPQSRIVDSHWACRTPVHRSAIVSCQSWLQSGVHAAVDHHQAAVSAPITNIPAGVERFEQFCRRPLPPRSIHSVVERFLARILPFNADIWNFPSGLEAFLRHLLSWADISGAVFCGSLIYLERAAHRGQQTPVTEMGRRLRVLAAIILARKYLGDDTYETRFWIGLTARMCSSYFTDDDIHDAETTLLEDLIWDLRTHRHEMYVMSTLVRHPDTICVRPQGALTSAKDRFSVLACPNHAL; the protein is encoded by the exons ATGGCCCGTTTAAGTACTTTGGGGGGATCTACTTCTGGCTTAACGGCTAGC GCCTTTCTCCCTCAATCGCGAATCGTTGACAGCCACTGGGCATGCAGAACGCCAGTGCATCGTTCCGCGATAGTTTCTTGCCAATCATGGCTGCAGTCTGGTGTTCACGCCGCCGTTGACCATCACCAAGCAGCTGTATCCGCCCCCATCACGAACATACCAGCGGGCGTCGAGCGGTTCGAACAATTCTgccgtcgccctcttcccccaCGTAGTATTCATAGCGTCGTCGAGCGCTTCCTCGCAAGGATTCTGCCCTTCAACGCTGATATATGGAACTTCCCCTCAGGTTTGGAAGCCTTTCTGCGCCATCTGCTGTCATGGGCCGACATAAGCGGAGCTGTATTCTGCGGTAGTCTGATCTACCTAGAGCGGGCTGCACACCGCGGACAACAGACTCCGGTGACTGAGATGGGCCGGCGTCTCCGGGTCTTGGCGGCAATCATCCTTGCTCGGAAATATCTTGGAGACGACACATACGAAACGCGGTTCTGGATCGGCCTGACGGCCAGGATGTGTTCGTCTTATTTCACAGACGACGACATTCATGACGCTGAAACGACACTTTTGGAAGATCTCATTTGGGATCTGAGAACACACCGTCATGAAATGTACGTAATGAGTACGCTGGTCCGCCATCCGGACACTATCTGTGTTAGACCACAGGGCGCTCTGACGTCAGCCAAAGACCGTTTTTCAGTGTTGGCATGCCCGAACCACGCGTTATAA